One stretch of Alcaligenes aquatilis DNA includes these proteins:
- a CDS encoding acyl-CoA dehydrogenase produces MQALHYQPPLEDFRFVQQYCLQAEKEWCRLSAHQGLDQETADRVLEAAGRFCADVLAPLNGPADLQGCRLEHGRVLTPDGFAKAYADFVEAGWPALACDPSVGGQGLPQLLDTALHEMLASANHGWAMYPGILHGAYACLHAHGDDYIRRTYLPPIVSGRWLATMCLTEPQAGSDLGLLRTQALPEQDGSYRLHGNKIFISGGDQDMSENIVHLVLARLPDAPAGTRGLSLFLAPRLIPQEQGLVPNTIYCDGIEKKMGIKGSATCTMRFEAAQAWLLGKPHQGLAAMFVMMNSARLHVGLQGLGHAEAAWQLARTYAHERHQMRVQPRPATAKGAADPIAHHPAMQRILADLRVWTEGMRVMAAWTAHQLDLAQSLPEGDEQAQALSLASLLTPVVKSFFTERGFALASDALQVFGGYGYVHEYRIEQTLRDVRIAMIYEGTNQIQALDLLQRKIAAVGPEALQPLLQTWRGEADACLSAMADCPWGKALRQWSDHLHEVTTHLCSRAQHDTQVLAWCAEDYLRLVGTVCMAFAWARAGRVSRLQADTSLCERKVASADYFFDHGLLDARYYLSRIEATAARTVPMQKLV; encoded by the coding sequence ATGCAAGCATTACATTATCAGCCCCCCTTGGAGGATTTCCGGTTTGTGCAGCAGTATTGCTTACAGGCGGAAAAAGAGTGGTGCCGTTTGTCGGCGCACCAGGGGCTGGATCAGGAAACGGCAGATAGGGTGCTCGAGGCGGCCGGACGCTTCTGTGCTGACGTATTGGCGCCGCTCAATGGGCCAGCGGACTTGCAAGGCTGTCGTCTGGAGCACGGACGGGTCTTGACGCCAGACGGGTTTGCTAAAGCCTATGCCGATTTTGTGGAAGCGGGCTGGCCTGCTTTGGCCTGCGATCCCAGCGTGGGCGGCCAGGGTCTGCCTCAGTTGCTGGATACGGCCTTGCATGAAATGCTGGCATCGGCCAATCACGGCTGGGCCATGTATCCGGGAATTTTGCATGGTGCGTACGCCTGCTTGCATGCTCATGGTGATGATTACATTCGTCGCACCTATCTGCCGCCTATCGTTAGCGGGCGTTGGTTGGCCACGATGTGCCTGACAGAACCACAAGCCGGTTCCGATTTGGGTTTGTTACGTACCCAGGCACTGCCCGAACAAGATGGTTCCTACCGCTTGCATGGCAACAAGATTTTCATCTCTGGTGGCGATCAGGATATGAGCGAGAACATCGTTCATCTGGTGCTGGCACGTCTGCCCGATGCCCCTGCCGGTACACGGGGGCTGTCCTTGTTCCTGGCCCCACGCCTGATTCCCCAGGAACAGGGATTGGTTCCCAATACGATTTATTGCGATGGTATTGAGAAGAAAATGGGTATCAAGGGCAGTGCTACTTGTACGATGCGTTTCGAGGCTGCCCAGGCCTGGTTGCTTGGCAAGCCGCATCAAGGTCTGGCTGCCATGTTTGTCATGATGAATTCGGCTCGTTTGCATGTTGGCTTGCAAGGCTTGGGCCATGCAGAAGCCGCATGGCAATTGGCACGCACTTATGCTCATGAACGTCATCAGATGCGGGTGCAACCTCGCCCGGCAACGGCCAAGGGAGCAGCGGACCCTATTGCCCATCATCCTGCCATGCAACGCATCCTTGCCGACTTACGCGTCTGGACGGAGGGTATGCGGGTGATGGCGGCGTGGACAGCGCATCAGCTTGATTTGGCGCAGAGCCTGCCAGAGGGCGACGAGCAGGCTCAGGCGCTGAGTCTGGCCTCTTTGCTGACACCGGTCGTCAAGTCGTTCTTTACAGAGCGGGGCTTTGCCCTGGCCAGCGACGCACTACAAGTTTTTGGCGGCTATGGGTACGTGCATGAGTATCGTATTGAGCAAACGCTTCGGGATGTGCGTATTGCCATGATTTATGAAGGAACCAACCAGATCCAGGCGCTGGATCTGCTGCAGCGCAAGATTGCTGCCGTGGGCCCCGAGGCCTTGCAACCTTTGCTCCAGACCTGGCGCGGGGAGGCGGATGCTTGCCTGAGTGCGATGGCGGACTGTCCGTGGGGCAAAGCGTTAAGGCAGTGGAGCGACCATCTGCACGAAGTGACGACCCATTTGTGCTCCCGTGCTCAACACGATACGCAAGTGCTGGCGTGGTGTGCGGAGGATTATCTGCGCTTGGTCGGTACCGTGTGTATGGCATTTGCCTGGGCACGGGCAGGGCGGGTCAGTCGCTTGCAGGCCGATACCAGCTTGTGTGAGCGTAAGGTGGCCAGTGCTGATTATTTCTTTGATCATGGCTTGCTGGACGCCCGCTATTATTTGAGCAGGATAGAGGCGACAGCGGCACGCACAGTGCCCATGCAAAAGCTCGTCTGA
- a CDS encoding p-hydroxycinnamoyl CoA hydratase/lyase, which translates to MNIERTEEQTVSCTVENRIAWVKFNRPEKRNAMSPQLNRQMMRVLDELEFREDVGVVVLSGEGSAWTAGMDLKEYFRETEATGLEGTRKAQRESYGWWRRLRWFQKPTIAMVNGWCFGGGYGPLFACDLAFAADEATFGLSEINWGILPGGGASKVAVELLSFRNAMYHAMMGENIDGRTAAQWGLVNESLPLESLQERVTQVAQTLLQKNPIALKATKDAIRRVREMTYDNAEDYLVRVQEAANSFDNEGRKEGMRQFLDDKTYKPGLGTYDLSKQKA; encoded by the coding sequence AGCAAACCGTGTCTTGTACGGTAGAGAACCGTATCGCCTGGGTGAAATTCAATCGTCCCGAAAAACGCAATGCCATGAGTCCGCAACTGAATCGTCAGATGATGCGTGTACTCGATGAACTGGAGTTCCGTGAGGACGTGGGTGTCGTGGTGCTCAGTGGCGAGGGCTCGGCTTGGACTGCCGGCATGGACTTGAAAGAGTATTTCCGGGAGACCGAGGCCACAGGCCTGGAAGGGACGCGCAAGGCGCAACGTGAAAGTTACGGTTGGTGGCGCCGGTTGCGTTGGTTTCAGAAACCGACGATTGCGATGGTCAATGGCTGGTGCTTTGGTGGAGGCTACGGCCCCTTGTTTGCCTGCGACCTGGCGTTTGCCGCTGATGAGGCCACGTTTGGCCTGTCTGAAATCAACTGGGGTATTTTGCCCGGTGGTGGTGCCTCGAAGGTTGCGGTCGAGCTTTTGTCGTTCCGTAATGCGATGTATCACGCCATGATGGGTGAGAACATCGACGGGCGTACGGCAGCCCAGTGGGGGCTGGTCAATGAGTCCTTGCCCTTGGAGAGCTTGCAAGAGCGCGTGACGCAGGTTGCGCAAACCTTGCTGCAAAAGAACCCGATTGCCTTGAAGGCAACCAAAGATGCCATTCGTCGTGTGCGGGAAATGACTTACGACAATGCTGAAGATTATCTGGTGCGAGTTCAGGAAGCAGCCAACAGTTTCGATAACGAAGGCCGCAAAGAGGGTATGCGTCAGTTCCTGGACGATAAAACATACAAGCCTGGCCTGGGAACCTACGACCTTTCCAAACAAAAAGCCTGA
- a CDS encoding acetate--CoA ligase family protein, with translation MAAQRPDIGRLLKPGSIAIVGASATPGALGASVLGNLERNGFAGEIYLINPKRAQIAGRPCLASVEQLPDGVDVAVLAIPQTAVLDTIRALAKRRVGAAIIFSAGFAEAGEQGQAEQSEIARIAAEAGMVIEGPNCLGSINYQQGVPLTFVQVDIRDKTCASQPCIGVVSQSGAMMTVLCTTLSSRHLPLSYAVSTGNEAASVAEDYVEFLLEQSHTRVIAMIVEQFRHPERMLAAVAQARRQGKTLVLLHPGKSSAARASAATHTGVLAGDYSLMRTKMERAGAVFAETLEELGDIAEIAIRCPALPAAGVAVLGESGAFKALTLDWAEALQLDLPVISDQDSPQLRAVLPGFVGVSNPLDLTAQGLVDPDLYYRTLTALLEDERFSTLVIGLIQGDAVTCGIKMPPVLRAIHDLRPRKAVVLAGLDEGAAVPPEFIEQLRSLGVPYFPSTERALRAVQRLTALQARRFESSHSEPKALALPADRTVVPEYQAKQILAQAGIPFARGELATSLEQAVETAQALGWPVALKAQSAQLSHKSDAGGVILNVGDRPSLEQAWTRLHANVANYDGNIVLDGVLVEAMGRRGLEMIVGARQDPQWGPVILVGMGGVTAEIMRDVRLLDADLSVRQVLHELDQLQAAALLHGYRGSPRLDREALAELIVRLGQVLRGTPAIREIDLNPVIVLPEAQGVLALDALMLIQGQSG, from the coding sequence GTGGCCGCTCAGCGGCCGGATATCGGACGGCTGTTAAAGCCCGGTTCCATTGCTATTGTGGGCGCGTCTGCCACACCCGGCGCACTGGGTGCATCGGTACTGGGTAATCTGGAACGCAACGGTTTTGCCGGTGAGATTTACTTGATCAATCCCAAGCGCGCCCAGATAGCAGGCCGCCCTTGCCTGGCATCCGTTGAACAGCTTCCTGACGGAGTGGATGTGGCTGTCTTGGCGATTCCACAAACGGCCGTCCTGGATACCATTCGTGCGCTGGCCAAGCGGCGTGTCGGTGCGGCGATCATTTTCTCGGCAGGTTTTGCCGAGGCCGGAGAGCAGGGCCAAGCCGAGCAAAGCGAGATTGCTCGAATCGCGGCTGAGGCTGGCATGGTGATTGAAGGGCCTAACTGTTTGGGGAGCATCAATTATCAGCAAGGTGTGCCACTGACGTTTGTGCAAGTGGATATTCGGGACAAGACCTGCGCGTCGCAACCGTGCATCGGGGTGGTGTCGCAAAGCGGTGCCATGATGACGGTGCTGTGCACCACCTTGTCCAGCCGTCACTTGCCCTTGTCCTACGCCGTCTCAACGGGTAATGAGGCGGCCAGTGTTGCGGAAGATTATGTGGAGTTCTTGCTGGAACAAAGCCATACCCGCGTTATTGCGATGATTGTCGAGCAATTTCGTCATCCAGAGCGCATGCTGGCAGCCGTGGCCCAGGCACGTCGTCAGGGCAAGACGCTTGTCCTGCTTCATCCAGGCAAAAGCAGTGCGGCTCGCGCTTCTGCGGCCACACATACCGGGGTTCTGGCTGGCGACTACTCCTTGATGCGCACCAAGATGGAGCGTGCGGGTGCTGTTTTTGCAGAAACACTGGAAGAGCTAGGTGATATCGCCGAGATTGCCATTCGTTGTCCGGCCTTGCCGGCTGCGGGCGTAGCGGTTCTGGGAGAGTCAGGCGCCTTCAAAGCCTTGACCCTGGATTGGGCCGAGGCCTTGCAACTGGATCTGCCGGTGATCAGTGACCAGGACTCGCCGCAGCTAAGGGCGGTGTTGCCCGGTTTTGTGGGTGTGAGCAATCCCTTGGACCTGACGGCACAAGGTTTGGTCGATCCGGACCTCTATTACCGTACCTTGACGGCGTTGCTGGAGGACGAACGCTTCTCCACCCTTGTCATTGGTCTGATTCAGGGCGATGCGGTGACCTGCGGCATCAAAATGCCCCCGGTGCTGCGAGCCATACACGATTTGCGTCCCCGTAAAGCCGTGGTGCTGGCCGGATTGGATGAGGGGGCGGCTGTCCCACCCGAGTTCATTGAGCAACTGCGCAGCCTGGGCGTTCCGTATTTCCCCAGTACCGAGCGGGCCTTGCGTGCCGTGCAACGGTTGACAGCGTTGCAAGCACGCCGTTTTGAAAGCAGTCACAGTGAACCCAAAGCCTTAGCTTTGCCGGCAGATCGCACCGTTGTGCCTGAATATCAGGCCAAGCAAATCCTGGCCCAAGCGGGCATACCATTTGCTCGTGGAGAACTGGCTACTAGCCTGGAGCAGGCGGTAGAGACCGCCCAGGCGCTGGGTTGGCCTGTTGCGCTCAAGGCTCAGTCTGCGCAGTTAAGCCACAAGAGTGATGCAGGCGGTGTCATTCTTAACGTTGGCGACAGGCCATCTTTAGAGCAAGCCTGGACGCGTCTGCATGCCAATGTGGCCAACTACGACGGCAATATTGTCCTGGATGGTGTGCTGGTAGAGGCCATGGGACGGCGTGGCCTGGAGATGATTGTAGGGGCGCGTCAGGACCCGCAATGGGGGCCGGTCATTTTGGTAGGTATGGGAGGAGTTACGGCGGAAATCATGCGTGATGTTCGTCTGCTGGATGCTGATCTGTCCGTAAGGCAGGTATTGCATGAGCTCGATCAGTTGCAGGCAGCGGCCTTGTTGCATGGCTATCGAGGCTCCCCCAGGCTTGATCGTGAGGCATTGGCCGAGCTGATCGTCCGCCTCGGGCAGGTGTTGCGTGGCACGCCTGCTATTCGTGAAATAGACCTTAATCCGGTGATTGTGTTGCCCGAAGCTCAAGGTGTGCTTGCATTAGATGCCCTGATGCTGATTCAGGGTCAAAGCGGCTGA
- a CDS encoding c-type cytochrome, translating into MRIYSPATMMSSAMAALLLLAAVPAAHADSDEALKLYKSSCMVCHASGMANAPRLGDKARWAPLIAQGEDALMEVVINGKGAMPPRGAAPKATDEQLRSVVRYMIEKGS; encoded by the coding sequence ATGAGAATCTATAGCCCCGCCACCATGATGTCATCTGCAATGGCCGCTTTACTCTTGTTGGCCGCTGTTCCTGCAGCACATGCCGATTCCGACGAAGCCCTCAAACTATATAAATCGTCGTGTATGGTCTGCCACGCATCCGGTATGGCCAATGCGCCCCGTCTGGGTGATAAGGCTCGTTGGGCGCCCTTGATTGCTCAAGGCGAAGACGCCCTGATGGAAGTGGTTATCAATGGCAAGGGCGCCATGCCACCGCGTGGTGCTGCCCCCAAAGCCACGGACGAGCAATTGCGTAGTGTGGTGCGCTATATGATTGAGAAGGGCAGCTAA
- the nirK gene encoding copper-containing nitrite reductase: MERRHFLKSAGLGVAAGTTLLAAQVQARETAAPKKNAPWLAARTEEQIAKLERVKVDLVAPPMVHKHEQKVGPEPRVVEFRMTISEREIEVDRDGTTMHAMMFDDSMPGPTMVVHEGDYLELTLVNPATNTMPHNIDFHASTGALGGAKLTNVNPGEQATLRFKADRSGTFIYHCAPEGSVAWHVVQGMHGTVMVLPRDGLKDSAGNPLHYDRVYSIGEFDLYIPRDEKGNFKKYGSSAESYGDTLEAMRGLIPSHVVFNGKVGALMGDGAMKAKVGETVLFIHSQANRDTRPHLIGGHGDWVWELGKFDDPPAKNLETWFIRGGSAGVALYTFKQPGVYAYVNHNLIEAMELGAAGHVLVEGDWNDDLMKQVSPPGPIKA; the protein is encoded by the coding sequence ATGGAACGTCGTCATTTCTTGAAAAGTGCTGGCCTAGGTGTGGCCGCAGGAACCACTTTGTTGGCGGCGCAAGTACAAGCCCGCGAAACAGCCGCCCCCAAAAAGAATGCGCCCTGGCTGGCTGCACGTACAGAAGAGCAGATCGCCAAGCTGGAACGGGTCAAGGTGGATCTGGTTGCGCCTCCCATGGTCCATAAACACGAGCAAAAAGTGGGTCCCGAGCCGCGTGTCGTGGAATTTCGCATGACCATCTCCGAGCGCGAAATCGAGGTTGACCGTGACGGCACCACCATGCACGCCATGATGTTCGACGATTCCATGCCCGGTCCTACCATGGTGGTTCATGAAGGCGACTACCTGGAGCTGACCCTGGTGAACCCGGCCACCAACACCATGCCGCATAATATCGACTTTCATGCCTCGACCGGTGCGCTGGGCGGTGCCAAGCTGACCAACGTGAACCCTGGGGAGCAAGCCACACTGCGTTTCAAGGCCGACCGCAGCGGTACCTTCATTTACCACTGCGCACCAGAAGGCTCGGTTGCCTGGCACGTGGTTCAGGGCATGCACGGTACCGTCATGGTGCTGCCACGCGACGGCCTGAAAGACTCGGCTGGTAACCCCTTGCATTACGACCGTGTCTACAGCATTGGTGAGTTTGACCTCTACATCCCTCGTGATGAAAAGGGTAACTTTAAAAAGTATGGTTCATCGGCGGAAAGCTACGGTGATACCTTGGAAGCCATGCGTGGCCTGATCCCCAGCCATGTGGTGTTCAACGGTAAGGTCGGTGCCTTGATGGGTGACGGTGCCATGAAGGCCAAAGTGGGTGAAACCGTGCTGTTCATTCACTCGCAGGCCAACCGCGATACGCGACCCCACCTGATCGGGGGGCACGGTGACTGGGTTTGGGAACTGGGTAAATTTGATGACCCACCCGCCAAGAACCTGGAAACCTGGTTCATTCGTGGCGGTTCGGCCGGTGTGGCGCTCTACACCTTCAAGCAGCCTGGAGTGTACGCCTACGTGAACCACAACCTGATCGAAGCCATGGAGCTGGGTGCCGCAGGTCACGTCCTGGTCGAAGGCGACTGGAACGATGACTTGATGAAACAAGTCAGCCCTCCCGGCCCGATCAAGGCTTAA
- a CDS encoding spinster family MFS transporter — translation MSLPYLPGRVRVPASTEPSTLGYAYYVTIVLLLAYTLSFVDRQILGLLVQPIKKDLHLSDWMFSIVHGFAFAIFYTFVGIFLGRLADRWNRRNLIVIGMVVWVLATAAGGYVTGFASLFVARMFVGIGEAALSPAAYSMLADYFAPERRARAMSIYTSGVYIGSATAFIVGGLVIEATSQSGTLVFPLLGSFKPWQAAFIFVALPGIPLVLLMLTVREPVRRGLKEASPTARAGSACAPDWRYVLRHKRAYFPLLLAPGLTAMITFGVTAWLPATFIRQWGWTPGEIGPAYGVIILTFGIGGMLVSGFLADHLTARGKLVGSILISLIATSVLIVTGVALAFAPSAEFALVAVAATTFFLGMPVALAPPILQAITPNQLRGQVTSIYLLLINLIGLGMGPFLVAFFTDFIFYDEQKVGLSLGLVSALAALLSVVCLARAIGPYRQLVAGLAQQERT, via the coding sequence TTGAGCCTGCCTTATTTGCCGGGCCGTGTACGCGTGCCCGCTTCCACCGAGCCTTCGACCTTGGGCTATGCGTATTACGTCACGATTGTCTTATTGCTGGCCTATACGCTGTCCTTTGTGGATCGCCAGATCTTGGGCCTGTTGGTGCAGCCCATCAAAAAGGATCTGCATCTGTCAGATTGGATGTTCAGTATTGTTCACGGTTTTGCGTTTGCCATTTTCTATACGTTTGTTGGGATTTTTCTGGGCCGCTTGGCAGACCGCTGGAATCGCCGCAACCTGATTGTGATTGGAATGGTGGTGTGGGTGTTGGCCACTGCCGCAGGGGGCTATGTGACTGGTTTCGCATCGCTTTTTGTCGCCCGCATGTTCGTGGGCATTGGCGAGGCCGCCCTGTCTCCGGCCGCCTATTCTATGTTGGCCGATTACTTTGCGCCCGAGCGCCGGGCCCGTGCCATGAGTATTTATACATCGGGGGTCTATATAGGATCGGCGACTGCCTTCATTGTGGGTGGGCTGGTCATTGAGGCGACCAGCCAGTCAGGAACGCTGGTGTTTCCGCTGCTGGGCAGCTTCAAACCCTGGCAGGCGGCCTTCATCTTTGTGGCCTTGCCCGGTATCCCCCTTGTTCTGCTGATGCTAACGGTGCGGGAGCCGGTGCGGCGGGGCCTGAAAGAGGCCAGCCCAACCGCGCGTGCCGGATCGGCTTGCGCCCCGGATTGGCGCTATGTGCTGCGTCATAAACGGGCCTACTTTCCACTGCTGTTGGCTCCGGGGCTGACCGCCATGATCACGTTTGGCGTCACGGCCTGGCTGCCCGCTACCTTTATCCGCCAGTGGGGCTGGACTCCGGGTGAAATTGGCCCAGCTTACGGGGTCATTATTTTGACATTTGGGATTGGGGGCATGCTGGTCAGTGGCTTTCTGGCTGATCATCTGACCGCACGCGGCAAGCTGGTAGGCTCGATCCTTATTTCCTTGATCGCCACCAGCGTTCTGATCGTGACTGGCGTGGCGCTGGCCTTTGCCCCTTCTGCTGAGTTTGCGTTGGTAGCGGTGGCAGCAACGACCTTCTTTCTGGGGATGCCCGTTGCCTTGGCTCCTCCTATCTTGCAGGCGATTACGCCCAATCAATTGCGGGGGCAGGTCACGTCGATTTATCTGCTTCTGATCAATTTGATTGGCTTGGGCATGGGCCCGTTTCTGGTCGCTTTTTTCACGGATTTTATTTTTTATGACGAGCAGAAAGTAGGGTTGTCATTGGGTTTGGTCTCAGCCTTGGCGGCCTTGCTGTCAGTCGTGTGCCTGGCCCGGGCGATTGGCCCTTATCGTCAATTGGTCGCCGGTTTGGCGCAGCAAGAGAGGACTTAA
- a CDS encoding MarR family winged helix-turn-helix transcriptional regulator, translating into MDSALESAVDQSRLLRFLGYRLTRTEIHIHKLFAHRVAEHDLKPSEFSILILLDANPGIYLRQLGETLDISPSNLVPVVERLVKRGLIQRHSDPRDRRLQQLHLTAQGQTLLLPAEEQVGKLEEELEQILTATERRHLFSALDKLMAVQESRES; encoded by the coding sequence ATGGACAGTGCTCTCGAATCCGCTGTTGACCAGTCGCGCCTTCTGCGCTTTCTGGGCTATCGCCTCACGCGTACGGAAATTCATATTCATAAGCTGTTTGCGCATCGTGTTGCCGAGCATGATCTCAAGCCCAGCGAGTTTTCTATTTTGATCTTGCTCGATGCCAATCCGGGAATCTATTTACGCCAATTGGGTGAAACGCTGGATATCTCGCCGTCCAATCTGGTGCCGGTGGTCGAGCGTCTGGTCAAGCGTGGTTTGATCCAACGCCATTCAGACCCGCGTGATCGACGTTTGCAGCAATTGCATCTGACTGCTCAAGGCCAGACTTTGCTCTTGCCTGCTGAAGAGCAGGTCGGAAAATTGGAGGAGGAATTGGAACAGATTCTCACCGCTACCGAGCGGCGCCATTTGTTCTCGGCCCTGGACAAACTGATGGCCGTCCAAGAGAGTCGCGAAAGCTGA